In the genome of Dermacentor variabilis isolate Ectoservices chromosome 5, ASM5094787v1, whole genome shotgun sequence, one region contains:
- the LOC142582569 gene encoding uncharacterized protein LOC142582569: protein MSGRRGSSSNYPPRHSPYGGGANRGYSGGGGGRQYDERNSHYGQHDGARSPHQQSPHNQNQQDNRYPSKSMPPPQQQPPRSSQPPKPSPPPQQQQQSQRQTQQQQQQSPRQPQQQSPQQSPQQTPRPQQAPAQVNNQQQKTPVQQQKPSPAQPLKKEQTPNQQTVTPTKPGQKVEPQSPVANQNSQPVANASGGQGAVNVAANSTNATNAANKPAGEHAENCKLFVSNVSNMMNDELFRKMFEEHGEVRDIFLNKTKWFGFVLFKTHEQAEKAMRALNGTEKNGRRLNVRYATQQKPDQGGPQGGPPGPQQQQMQQQQMQQQQGPFGGVPGQGPPPPHPQPVKRSGARCRLFVGNLGNSMTDEEFRRMFGEFGELLEVFLHAQKGFGFVKYEQRQQAEAAKAALDNTPHEGRYLQVRFATQGSSLKVKNLSPFVSNELLEDAFSIFGEIDRAVVIVDDRGRSVGEGIVEFARKTSALAALKKASQGCLLLTASPRPVLVEPLDLRDEEDGFPEKNINKNNPQYLKERELGPRFAEPGTFEYEFSSRWKKLLELEKQKREFLEREMEDERRKLEEEMEYYRYEHETRLLREQLRIMEEQSKMFLHEREMRHAEQKRREEIRRQEEMLLRQREEDILGFTRREQAAQQAAQHAASMQQMATPQQQQQHDPMAAAAAQTKAPASAIEGATFVSSYDSGTRVSRFDQQQPPQAHYGMPPDDGRRPDDYADRDPKRRRY from the coding sequence ATGTCTGGAAGACGTGGCTCGTCATCTAATTACCCGCCGCGGCACTCGCCATACGGTGGTGGAGCAAACCGTGGCTAcagtggtggcggcggtggccgGCAGTACGATGAACGCAACAGCCACTACGGCCAACACGATGGTGCGCGCAGCCCACATCAACAGAGTCCACATAACCAGAACCAGCAGGACAACAGATACCCGTCAAAGTCGATGCCACCGCCTCAGCAGCAGCCGCCAAGATCATCCCAGCCGCCCAAGCCTTCGCCGCCACCTCAACAACAGCAACAGTCCCAGCGtcaaacgcagcagcagcagcagcaatctcCACGTCAACCACAACAGCAGTCTCCACAGCAGTCTCCGCAGCAAACCCCGCGCCCCCAGCAGGCGCCAGCGCAGGTTAACAATCAGCAGCAGAAAACCCCGGTGCAGCAGCAGAAGCCCTCACCCGCTCAGCCGCTAAAGAAAGAGCAGACACCGAACCAGCAAACGGTGACTCCCACAAAGCCAGGCCAAAAGGTAGAGCCTCAGTCTCCTGTGGCCAACCAAAACTCGCAGCCGGTCGCGAACGCCTCAGGTGGCCAGGGCGCGGTCAATGTCGCGGCCAATTCCACAAATGCGACAAACGCCGCGAACAAGCCGGCCGGCGAGCATGCAGAAAATTGCAAACTGTTCGTGTCGAACGTGTCGAACATGATGAACGACGAGTTGTTCCGCAAGATGTTTGAAGAGCACGGCGAGGTGCGTGACATCTTTCTCAACAAGACTAAGTGGTTCGGCTTTGTGCTGTTCAAGACGCACGAGCAAGCGGAGAAGGCTATGCGCGCCCTTAACGGCACCGAGAAGAACGGCCGGCGGCTGAACGTTCGGTACGCAACACAGCAGAAACCGGACCAGGGAGGCCCCCAAGGTGGTCCCCCTGGCCCTCAGCAGCAGCAAATGCAGCAACAgcaaatgcagcagcagcagggacCATTTGGCGGTGTCCCAGGCCAGGGCCCGCCGCCTCCTCACCCTCAGCCTGTGAAGCGTAGCGGGGCACGTTGCCGTCTCTTTGTGGGCAACCTCGGCAACAGCATGACAGACGAAGAGTTTCGGCGCATGTTCGGCGAGTTCGGAGAGCTGCTCGAGGTGTTCTTGCACGCCCAGAAAGGCTTCGGCTTTGTCAAGTACGAGCAACGGCAGCAAGCTGAGGCAGCTAAGGCTGCCCTCGACAACACGCCTCATGAAGGTCGCTACCTGCAGGTGCGTTTTGCCACTCAGGGTTCGTCGCTCAAGGTGAAGAACCTCAGCCCGTTCGTGTCCAACGAGCTGCTGGAAGACGCATTCTCCATCTTTGGCGAGATCGACCGTGCTGTGGTCATTGTGGACGACAGAGGTCGGTCTGTAGGTGAGGGCATTGTGGAGTTTGCGCGCAAGACGAGTGCCTTGGCTGCTTTAAAGAAGGCCTCGCAAGGCTGCCTGCTGCTCACTGCGTCGCCACGGCCCGTGCTTGTAGAGCCGTTGGACCTGCGCGACGAAGAGGACGGCTTTCCTGAAAAGAACATCAACAAGAACAACCCGCAGTACCTCAAGGAGCGTGAGCTGGGCCCGCGCTTTGCTGAGCCGGGCACCTTCGAGTACGAGTTCTCAAGCCGCTGGAAGAAGCTGCTGGAGCTGGAGAAGCAGAAGCGCGAGTTTCTGGAGCGCGAGATGGAGGACGAGAGACGAAAGCTTGAGGAGGAGATGGAGTACTACCGTTATGAACACGAGACGCGGCTGTTGCGGGAGCAGCTGCGCATCATGGAAGAGCAGAGCAAAATGTTTCTGCATGAGCGCGAGATGCGCCATGCTGAACAGAAGCGGCGTGAGGAGATTCGCCGCCAGGAAGAGATGCTGCTGCGCCAGCGAGAAGAAGACATCCTGGGCTTCACACGCCGCGAGCAGGCTGCCCAGCAAGCGGCCCAACATGCGGCCAGCATGCAGCAGATGGCGacgccacagcagcagcagcagcacgaccCAATGGCAGCCGCGGCTGCTCAGACCAAGGCACCTGCCTCGGCCATCGAGGGAGCCACATTTGTCAGCTCGTATGACAGCGGCACCCGCGTGTCGCGCTTCGAccagcagcagccaccgcaggCACACTACGGCATGCCACCCGATGATGGCAGGCGCCCCGACGACTACGCTGACCGGGACCCAAAGAGGCGCCGCTACTGA